From Primulina huaijiensis isolate GDHJ02 unplaced genomic scaffold, ASM1229523v2 scaffold32015, whole genome shotgun sequence:
TTCCCTTCTAGGTTCGACTAATGCACGAGGCAGGTTATGAAATCGGTAACTTAGATGCCACTTTGATCCTGCAAAGGCCAAAAGTTAGTCCTCACAAGGAGGCTATCCGAGCCAATTTGTGCCATCTACTCGGTTCGGATCCCTCTGTTATCAACCTCAAAGCAAAAACCCACGAGAAAGTTGATAGTCTCGGGGAGAATAGAAGTATTGCTGCTCACACCGTGGTTCTACTTATGAGGAAATAATCTacttctctcttcttttttttggaTCGGTATTAATTATTATACTCCCTGAAGTGTATGAATTGTGTACATTTTATGAGCTACGTCCTTACTCTTCTACCAGAAATAACACAATtgcttaaaattaaattttttccaCTGAGAGAAAAGAAGGAACGAGGAGCTCAAAGAACACAAAGTTGAACAAAGAAAGTTAATTAAATGACATTTGTCGCCGAATGGTGTGGTCAATCATCTATGCAGTCTACGAGTGGACGTGAGGCCTTACGTatggttattatttttgtatctaaaaaaaatcaagaatagTATATATATGActtattcatttttattcataatatatgGAACACATCTTTTCCACGAGCTAATATTTAGTTTTGATAACGAAACTTCCAAAcaattgttgaggaaaaaaAGGGCATTCtaattaataaatctaaaaattgGTCAGAAATCTTCGTAAAAACTCACTTATTTAGAAAATCTTCAAGTCCACGTGGAGCCCGACTTATGgtattctttttaaaaaaatattttttgcctAAGAAGTCGGACAGGAAGAGAGACACGATGGACCAAATGCTCGACTGGTCTTATCGAttcttcaattttatttatttctggAACTAACGAATTTAATTTTCTAATGGGAAATTATGTTTTTGAAGATTGACTTTTCATTTCAACTGTGCCTATTCCCAGCAGACGCTGGTcagatataaatataaaaagattttaagttattttaatggatatggatatataatatataatacaatttcatgtacaaaatgaaaatttaaggGACATTCGGCCACCGTCACTGGGCAATTGATGCATGTATACAGACAAGAAACCGAGGTTGCTACTCTATAATTGTTAAATCCCGCGTAAAAATATTTGTTAcgttttatttcttcatttaaccATAACCTATAACCGGCCTAGTAGTATTacaacaaaataattatatctTTGCTGTAAAATTCTTTGGTTACACAACACatgcattaatattttttgcaattcaatgaagtattatttttcaaatttcaaaactaATTAACTTTGACTTCAAATTAATCCAAATCTTAGCTTTCATATTATATTAGACAAAACGAAAACATGGTTTATGACTATAAAGTAAATTCAAAGCCGCCTAAATGTTTCCAGTTTAGGCATCTAATTTTCATTTAGTGAAGATCTGAATTTGTAATGTGTTCTTCATAGGAAGCTTCACATTCAATGAACAGATTTGTGGTAATTACTATAAGTATTCACCCATTCCACATCCTTGAAAACATATTACTCAGAGAACAAGTAGAAAATCCATTCAttctttgattattttattcgtTATTTCATTTGTGCAACTTTCCCCAACTTTGCAGTTGAAGTTTTTGGAACTGGAACTGATGGAGAACATGTTGAAAAATCAAGAACAACTCTTATCCAAGATTGCCACCAATGAAGGACACGGCGAAAACTCGGCGTTTTTCGACGGTTGGAAGGCTTATGACATGAATCCTTATCATCCCACCAAGAACCTAAATGGGGTTATTCAAATGGGATTAGCAGAAAACcaggtattttattttatttcttaaagaAAGTGAATCTCTTTCTGCATTATCTTCAAGAATATTATATCTGAGTTTAtttgtaatatatataatttcattttttgttcCTTTTCTTGTAGCTTTCATTTGATTTGATCCAAGAATGGGTTAAGAACAACCCAAGGGCCTCAATTTGCACCGCAGAAGGTACAGATGAACTTAAGGATATTGCAATATTTCAAGATTATCACGGCTTACCAAAATTCAGAAATGTAAGACAATCACCCtttgatatttcattttttgatAGATTATCATTAAATCCTTGGATTACATAAATTTTGAAAGGGTGAATTTGCAGGCTGTGGCAAGATTCATGGAGAAAGTGAGGGGAAATCGAGTCCAATTCGATCCGGACCGTATTGTGATGAGTGGAGGTGCAACAGGAGCTCAAGAAACTTTAGCTTTCTGCTTGGCTGATCCTGGTGATGCATTCTTGGTCCCGACTCCTTACTATCCAGGGTATGAACGGTTTAGTATATTTTAAGGATAAATTTATGTTACTAGTAAAAGTTGTGGACTAATTTTACAAAACAATTGGAATAAAAGTCAGCAAATTAAAGTTCCTACTTGCACATCAATGGAACAAGTTAAGTAAATTATCGGAGGAAGCAAGATAAGGTACTCAATGTTTTTATAATATAGACCCTCGAGTTTACTTTCCATCAAATGACAAGCACATCAATTTCCATGACACAAGGATGTAAATTAATGAGCATGCACTcaaatttaatttgattaaaaaaaagaatgagAGGGACGATTTAATtaccttttaaaattttcaatgaaCAGAATATAGATCGTTCCACCATATTTCAATTTCAGTACAATTGATCCCCTCCCCTTATTAATTTTTTCGAAGTTCGAACATATGTTGAAATGATTTCCTGCAAAGATTCAAAATCTTGAAATATGAACTGAACTTCAAGATTCTTTGCGTTTAGGCCTACAGGCTATATACTTCTGAACATATCGATTCACATGATTCTGCTCTTAACAAATTCATCACATTCATGCAGAAACGATCGAGATCTAACATGGCGAACAAGAATACAGCTAGTACCCGTCGTCTGCGACAGCTCCAACAATTTCAAGATCACCCGAATCGCCTTAGAGACCGCGTACCAAACAGCTCAAGAATCGAACATCAAAATAAAGGGTTTACTTCTAAACAATCCATCAAACCCTTTAGGCACAGTACTAGACAGAGAAACCTTAACAGACTCATTAAGCTTCACTCAGGAGAAGAAAATACATTTAATTTGTGATGAAATTTACTCCGCAACAGTCTTCAGCCAGCCTGGTTTTATCAGCATAGCCGATATAGTCAAAGAAAACATAGCTAGCTGCAACTTGGATCTTATCCATATTGTCTACAGTTTGTCCAAGGATCTCGGTTTTCCTGGATTCAGAGTCGGTATCATATACTCATACAATGATATGGTCACAGATTGTGCGAGAAAAATGTCGAGTTTTGGGCTTGTTTCTACTCAGACACAGCACCTGATAGCTTCTATGCTGTCGGATTACGCTTTTGTGGACAAATTCCTCAAAGAAAGCTCAAAGAGATTAGCCACGAGGCATGGTTTGTTATGCGGAAAACTAGCTAAAGTTGGGATCAGAAGTTTGAAAGGAAATTCCGGGCTTTTTTGCTGGATGGACTTAAGAAGGCTGCTTAAAGAAAATACGTTTGAGGCAGAAATGGAGCTCTGGAGAGTGATAATCAATGAAGTTAAGATCAACGTTTCGCCCGGTGCATCATTCCATTGTTCTGAGCCAGGATGGTTTCGAGTTTGTTTTGCAAATATGGATGATGAAACCATGATGGTTGCAATGAATAGAATACTTAAATTTGTGATACAAAGCAAGGAGATTGAGGCAAATAATTCAAGGAAACAATGTTGGGGAAGTAAGCTTGAAATTAGCTTATCTTTTAGGAGATCGGATGAATTTTTTATGGCGCCTCACAAGATGTCTCCTCACTCGCCTATGTCATCGCCCCTCGTTCGAGCCAGGACTTGAGCAGCTTAAATCTTCTGCCCAGTACTTGGATATTTTTTCTCGGCCAAACATAGTGAATTAATATCTAATCAGTTCAGTTGATAGTGCAACTCAAAATGTAACAAAAGAATAGGAATATGGTTCGTTAACATAGACATCCAATAAAACAGGGTAGTTCAAGCATTTTTTTTCCTagaaaaatttaacttttttaaACCCATTTTGCACACGATAAATTTGGGTCAAAATGGGATTCAGCTCACTGGACAGGAATTACCATTGTTGTattaatctaagctgataaatGTTTCCTTCAGAAGTTTACAGTGTGTTTCATTCTGTTAGTAGCTTGGGGTACCAGCAAATTtccttttatttaatattttaatttctctcG
This genomic window contains:
- the LOC140967991 gene encoding 1-aminocyclopropane-1-carboxylate synthase-like, giving the protein MENMLKNQEQLLSKIATNEGHGENSAFFDGWKAYDMNPYHPTKNLNGVIQMGLAENQLSFDLIQEWVKNNPRASICTAEGTDELKDIAIFQDYHGLPKFRNAVARFMEKVRGNRVQFDPDRIVMSGGATGAQETLAFCLADPGDAFLVPTPYYPGNDRDLTWRTRIQLVPVVCDSSNNFKITRIALETAYQTAQESNIKIKGLLLNNPSNPLGTVLDRETLTDSLSFTQEKKIHLICDEIYSATVFSQPGFISIADIVKENIASCNLDLIHIVYSLSKDLGFPGFRVGIIYSYNDMVTDCARKMSSFGLVSTQTQHLIASMLSDYAFVDKFLKESSKRLATRHGLLCGKLAKVGIRSLKGNSGLFCWMDLRRLLKENTFEAEMELWRVIINEVKINVSPGASFHCSEPGWFRVCFANMDDETMMVAMNRILKFVIQSKEIEANNSRKQCWGSKLEISLSFRRSDEFFMAPHKMSPHSPMSSPLVRART